One Salvia splendens isolate huo1 chromosome 12, SspV2, whole genome shotgun sequence genomic window carries:
- the LOC121756854 gene encoding eukaryotic initiation factor 4A-3-like, translating into MATTAAQRGGGGRRAMEEDDAKLVFETSKGVEPIMSFDEMGIKEELLRGIYNYGFEKPSAIQQRAVLPIISHRDVIAQAQSGTGKTSMIALTVCQIVDTKSSEVQALILSPTRELASQTEKVILAIGDYINVQAHACVGGKSVGEDIRKLEHGVQVVSGTPGRVCDMIKRRTLRTRAIKILILDESDEMLSRGFKDQIYDVYRYLPPDLQVVLISATLPNEILEITSKFMTDPVRILVKRDELTLEGIKQFFVAVEREEWKFDTLCDLYDTLTITQAVIFCNTKRKVDWLTAKMRENNFTVSSMHGDMPQKERDAIMGEFRSGQTRVLITTDVWARGLDVQQVSLVINYDLPNNRELYIHRIGRSGRFGRKGVAINFVKSDDIKILRDIEQYYSTQIDEMPMNVADLI; encoded by the exons ATGGCGACTACGGCGGCTCAGAGAGGCGGCGGGGGGCGGAGAGCTATGGAGGAAGACGACGCGAAGCTCGTGTTCGAAACTTCGAAAGGTGTGGAGCCAATCATGAGCTTCGACGAGATGGGAATAAAGGAGGAGCTCCTCCGAGGAATCTATAATTACGGCTTCGAGAAGCCTTCCGCCATCCAACAGCGCGCAGTTCTTCCTATTATCTCACACCGTGACGTCATAGCTCAGGCGCAATCCGGTACTGGAAAGACTTCAATGATTGCCCTAACAGTTTGCCAGATTGTCGATACCAAGTCCTCCGA GGTCCAAGCCTTGATTTTATCTCCTACAAGAGAGTTGGCTTCTCAAACAGAGAAAGTGATACTGGCAATTGGTGACTACATAAATGTACAAGCTCATGCTTGTGTTGGAGGGAAAAGTGTGGGTGAGGATATAAGAAAACTAGAGCATGGAGTTCAGGTGGTATCAGGTACTCCTGGTAGAGTTTGTGACATGATCAAAAGGAGAACTTTGCGTACTAGAGCAATCAAAATATTGATCCTG GACGAATCTGATGAAATGTTGAGCAGGGGATTTAAGGATCAGATTTATGATGTCTACAGATACCTTCCACCTGACCTTCAG GTTGTCTTAATCTCTGCCACCCTCCCAAATGAAATATTGGAGATTACAAGTAAATTCATGACTGATCCAGTTCGCATCTTAGTAAAGCGTGATGAATTGACCCTGGAG GGTATCAAGCAATTCTTCGTTGCAGTTGAAAGAGAAGAATGGAAATTTGATACGTTGTGTGATTTATACGACACACTTACCATAACCCAGGCAGTTATATTTTGCAACACAAAGCGCAAG GTTGATTGGCTGACAGCGAAAATGCGTGAGAATAACTTTACTGTCTCATCCATGCATGGCGATATGCCTCAAAAGGAGCGAGATGCGATTATGGGTGAATTCCGGTCTGGTCAAACTCGTGTGCTTATCACAACAGATGTTTGGGCTAGGGGATTGGATGTTCAACAG GTTTCTCTGGTGATTAATTATGATCTTCCAAACAATCGAGAGCTCTACATCCATAGAATCGGGCGATCTGGTCGTTTTGGGCGAAAG GGTGTTGCCATAAACTTTGTCAAAAGTGATGACATCAAGATCCTTAGGGATATCGAGCAGTATTACAGTACACAGATCGATGAAATGCCAATGAACGTGGCCGATTTGATTTAA